A DNA window from Arachis hypogaea cultivar Tifrunner chromosome 18, arahy.Tifrunner.gnm2.J5K5, whole genome shotgun sequence contains the following coding sequences:
- the LOC112770578 gene encoding amino acid permease 3-like: MITEISSAATTITVSHHQDGSLYDDDGRPKRTGTIWMTSSYIITAVIGSGTLSLAWSIAQLGWSGGLVVMIFGLVTLYTSHFLANSYRAGDPITGKRNYTYMEAVENILGGKNSIFCGIIQYANLYGTSIGYTIAAAISMMAITKTNCIHFSHAKKTCHVFGNRYIIWFGVIQLGFSQIPNFHKMRWLSILSSIMSFTYSLIGLALGIAQVSENRAFKGTIAGAEAETHAKKVWAIFQALGNIAFAYSFSDILIEIQDTIKSPLEVRTMKRATNLSIATTTTFYVLCGCIGYGAFGNSTPGNLLTAFDKPFWLVDIANLALIIQLVGAYQVYSQPLFAFVEERTTKKWEIIGKEHKVQIPFLPSYNLNIFRIIWRSLYVVVSTLIAMLIPFFNDILGVIGALGFWPLSVYFPVEMYIKQKKIPKWSGSWILLQSLSIFCLLVTFAALVGSIVGVLLDLKTYKPFSASL; encoded by the exons ATGATTACTGAAATCTCTTCCGCCGCCACAACAATCACCGTTAGCCACCATCAAGATGGCTCACTTTATGATGACGACGGCCGCCCAAAACGAACAG GAACCATATGGATGACAAGCTCATATATAATAACAGCAGTAATTGGATCTGGAACTTTATCCTTAGCATGGTCCATAGCACAACTAGGTTGGAGTGGTGGCCTTGTTGTTATGATCTTCGGTCTCGTCACCTTGTACACTTCACATTTTCTTGCCAATAGTTATCGTGCTGGGGACCCCATCACTGGCAAAAGGAACTACACGTACATGGAAGCGGTTGAAAACATTCTAG GAGGAAAAAATTCCATTTTTTGTGGAATAATACAGTATGCAAATCTTTATGGAACTTCAATAGGATATACAATTGCGGCCGCCATCAGTATGAT GGCAATCACAAAGACAAATTGCATACATTTCTCACATGCAAAAAAAACATGCCATGTTTTTGGCAATCGTTATATAATATGGTTTGGGGTAATCCAACTTGGATTTTCTCAAATTCCTAATTTTCACAAAATGAGATGGCTTTCAATACTTTCGTCAATTATGTCCTTCACTTATTCCTTAATTGGTCTGGCTCTTGGAATTGCTCAAGTTTCAG aaaaccGTGCTTTCAAGGGTACCATAGCAGGAGCTGAAGCAGAAACACACGCCAAAAAAGTGTGGGCAATATTTCAAGCTCTTGGCAACATAGCCTTTGCATATTCCTTTTCTGATATTCTCATTGAAATTCAG GATACCATAAAATCTCCATTGGAAGTAAGAACAATGAAGAGGGCCACAAATTTAAGTATTGCAACGACCACAACATTCTATGTCCTTTGTGGGTGCATAGGTTATGGTGCATTTGGAAATTCAACACCAGGAAACTTACTCACAGCATTTGATAAACCATTTTGGCTTGTTGATATTGCAAATTTAGCACTAATCATTCAACTGGTGGGAGCATACCAAGTTTATTCCCAACCCCTCTTTGCATTTGTTGAAGAACGGACAACTAAAAAATGGGAAATAATTGGAAAAGAACACAAAGTTCAAATCCCATTTTTACCCTCATACAACCTAAACATATTTAGAATAATTTGGAGATCATTGTATGTTGTGGTAAGCACTCTTATAGCTATGTTAATTCCGTTCTTTAATGACATATTAGGAGTGATTGGGGCATTAGGGTTTTGGCCCTTATCAGTTTATTTTCCAGTGGAAATGTATATCAAACAGAAAAAGATTCCAAAATGGAGTGGGAGTTGGATTCTTTTGCAAAGTTTGAGTATATTCTGTCTCCTGGTAACATTTGCTGCACTTGTTGGGTCTATAGTTGGTGTCTTACTTGACCTTAAGACATATAAACCATTCAGTGCTAGCTTGTAG